In a genomic window of Candidatus Thiothrix sulfatifontis:
- a CDS encoding helix-turn-helix domain-containing protein translates to MQADTQNRHIPQDGKRLKALRQIKGLSQAGLAQALQTLIKPYMKHGFVIQQPDIARIELEKSTLDVPELLGYSQFFGTDIDDLLKPHFRSLHKNAFCLKQFSTDSDADDYFTRMEEAGRILAYSHFPSSFFMVNQATNRRFKQIAQPDYCETHLHTLDSLLSFIFSPISRYGYAQRDSILERYVEHFRQRHHKRLYFFSRASFTPHSLFPNLVLLPEKATLLMLAPIMQRQQGDVFLEIHDELICKQVRDFYFQTVPLLEANVTLLRIGRETLALLQDGISMEMSIRFFYEEVQKRSPEDSAAVLENFSMDIQDMLCE, encoded by the coding sequence ATGCAAGCAGATACACAGAATCGGCACATCCCGCAGGATGGCAAACGCCTCAAGGCATTGCGACAAATCAAGGGGCTAAGTCAAGCAGGTTTAGCACAAGCGCTGCAAACATTGATCAAGCCTTACATGAAACATGGCTTCGTCATTCAACAACCCGACATTGCGCGGATTGAGCTGGAAAAATCCACCCTAGATGTGCCTGAATTGCTGGGTTATTCGCAATTTTTTGGCACGGATATTGACGATTTGCTGAAACCACACTTCCGTTCCCTGCACAAAAACGCCTTCTGTTTGAAACAATTTTCGACGGATAGTGATGCCGATGACTACTTCACTCGCATGGAAGAAGCCGGGCGCATCCTCGCTTACAGCCACTTTCCTTCCTCATTTTTCATGGTAAATCAAGCCACCAACCGCCGCTTCAAGCAAATCGCACAACCCGATTATTGCGAAACGCACCTGCATACGCTGGATTCCCTGTTGAGTTTCATTTTCTCGCCGATCAGTCGCTACGGTTACGCGCAACGCGACAGCATTTTGGAACGCTATGTGGAGCATTTTCGGCAACGCCACCACAAGCGGTTGTACTTTTTTTCACGCGCCAGTTTCACGCCGCACAGCCTGTTTCCGAACCTCGTTTTGCTGCCCGAAAAAGCCACATTGCTGATGCTTGCGCCCATTATGCAGCGGCAACAAGGCGATGTTTTTCTGGAAATTCATGACGAATTAATCTGTAAACAGGTACGCGATTTTTATTTCCAAACCGTGCCATTATTGGAAGCCAATGTCACCCTATTGCGCATCGGCCGAGAAACGTTAGCGCTATTACAAGATGGCATCAGCATGGAAATGTCGATTCGTTTTTTCTATGAGGAAGTCCAGAAGCGCAGCCCCGAAGACAGCGCTGCGGTTCTGGAAAACTTTAGCATGGATATTCAGGATATGTTGTGCGAGTAA
- the panB gene encoding 3-methyl-2-oxobutanoate hydroxymethyltransferase — protein MSTKPEPRVTVTTLRKMKREGEKIVMLTAYDASFAKVLDAQGVDVILVGDSLGMVIQGHATTVPVTMDDMVYHTRAVTKTSQRALVIGDLPFMSYTSPELALRNSARLMQESGAHMVKLEGGTPQVATVRQLAHHGVPVCAHLGLQPQSVHKLGGYRVQGRDEAVAKQMLDDAIALQEAGADMLVLECVPVALAAQITQALEIPTIGIGAGRDCDGQVLVLHDMLGISPRAPKFSQDFIGAGATIPQAVAAYVQAVKASTFPADQHCFF, from the coding sequence ATGAGTACCAAACCTGAGCCGCGCGTGACCGTCACCACTTTGCGCAAGATGAAACGTGAAGGTGAAAAGATTGTCATGCTGACGGCTTACGATGCCAGTTTTGCCAAAGTGCTCGACGCGCAAGGGGTTGATGTGATTCTGGTCGGTGATTCATTAGGCATGGTGATTCAAGGGCACGCAACCACCGTTCCCGTGACGATGGATGACATGGTTTACCACACCCGTGCGGTCACTAAAACTAGCCAACGCGCTTTGGTGATTGGCGATTTACCTTTCATGAGTTACACATCGCCTGAATTGGCGCTACGCAATAGTGCACGTTTAATGCAGGAAAGCGGCGCACACATGGTGAAATTAGAAGGCGGTACGCCGCAAGTCGCTACCGTCAGACAACTGGCGCATCATGGCGTGCCGGTGTGTGCGCATTTGGGTTTGCAACCACAATCGGTTCACAAACTCGGCGGCTATCGGGTGCAAGGTCGCGATGAAGCGGTTGCCAAACAAATGCTCGACGATGCCATTGCCCTGCAAGAAGCGGGGGCAGATATGTTGGTGTTGGAATGCGTTCCCGTGGCATTGGCAGCACAAATTACCCAAGCCTTAGAAATTCCAACCATTGGGATTGGGGCAGGGCGCGACTGTGACGGGCAGGTGCTGGTCTTGCACGATATGCTGGGCATTTCACCGCGTGCGCCGAAGTTTTCCCAAGATTTTATCGGTGCGGGCGCAACCATTCCGCAAGCCGTTGCCGCGTATGTGCAAGCCGTAAAAGCGAGCACATTCCCCGCCGATCAACACTGTTTTTTCTAA
- the panC gene encoding pantoate--beta-alanine ligase: MIIVQAIDALREELKSWRRAGETIAFVPTMGNLHAGHIALVKRAQELGSKVVVSIFVNPTQFDRKEDLAAYPRTLADDCGKLQAGGADLVFTPTPALMYPTGGLATKVEVPGISTLLEGASRPGHFTGVSTVVCKLFHLVQPDVAVFGEKDFQQLMVIRQMVRDLDMDIHIEGLPTVREADGLALSSRNGYLTTAERKLAAGLQLTLREVVDALHKGRQDYIALQAEAMQSLASRGFRPDYVEIRHTVDLQPAQIGDEKLVVLGSAWLGKARLIDNIRLPLKKLTETS, from the coding sequence ATGATTATTGTTCAAGCCATTGATGCACTGCGTGAAGAACTCAAAAGCTGGCGCAGGGCGGGTGAAACCATTGCGTTTGTGCCGACGATGGGCAACTTACACGCGGGGCATATTGCCTTGGTGAAACGGGCGCAGGAACTGGGCAGCAAAGTGGTGGTATCCATTTTTGTGAACCCGACGCAATTTGATCGCAAGGAAGATTTGGCGGCATACCCGCGTACTTTGGCGGACGATTGCGGCAAATTGCAAGCGGGTGGGGCGGATTTGGTATTTACGCCAACGCCCGCGCTGATGTATCCCACGGGCGGTTTAGCCACCAAAGTCGAAGTGCCGGGGATTAGTACGTTGTTGGAAGGGGCTTCGCGCCCCGGTCATTTTACCGGCGTTTCAACCGTGGTCTGCAAGTTGTTTCACCTAGTGCAGCCGGATGTGGCGGTGTTTGGTGAGAAGGATTTTCAGCAATTGATGGTGATTCGCCAGATGGTGCGTGATCTGGATATGGATATTCATATCGAAGGTTTGCCGACGGTGCGTGAGGCCGATGGTTTGGCGCTGAGTTCGCGCAATGGCTACCTTACCACCGCTGAGCGGAAACTTGCCGCCGGATTGCAGTTGACCCTACGGGAAGTGGTTGACGCACTGCACAAAGGTAGGCAGGATTATATTGCTTTACAAGCTGAGGCAATGCAGTCACTGGCATCACGCGGTTTCCGACCAGATTATGTGGAAATCCGGCACACAGTAGATTTGCAGCCTGCACAAATTGGGGATGAGAAGTTGGTAGTGCTAGGGTCAGCATGGCTAGGTAAAGCCCGTTTGATAGATAATATCCGTTTACCATTGAAAAAATTAACAGAAACATCATAA
- a CDS encoding aspartate 1-decarboxylase produces MELTLLKSKLHRVTVTHAELDYEGSCAIDDNLLRIGNIREYEQLHIYNISNGERFSTYAIRAEAGSGIISINGAAAHKASTGDLIIICTYASFAEAEANFHKPQLVYVDAQNRVTHTAGQIAVQAA; encoded by the coding sequence ATGGAGCTGACGCTTCTCAAATCCAAACTGCACCGTGTTACCGTCACTCATGCTGAGTTGGACTATGAGGGTTCCTGTGCGATTGATGATAATTTGCTACGTATCGGCAATATCCGCGAATACGAGCAATTGCATATTTACAACATTAGCAATGGCGAACGTTTTTCGACGTATGCCATTCGTGCGGAAGCGGGTAGCGGGATTATTTCGATCAATGGGGCGGCGGCGCATAAAGCCAGCACTGGGGATTTGATTATCATCTGTACGTATGCCAGTTTTGCCGAGGCAGAAGCCAATTTTCACAAGCCGCAATTGGTGTACGTGGATGCTCAAAATCGGGTAACGCATACGGCAGGGCAAATCGCGGTGCAAGCCGCTTAA
- a CDS encoding sel1 repeat family protein, protein MSQIDNESMDFASGMAAFEAKHFSRAMQMLSPFADQGDKVAQHLCAIMHQNGLGTVRNEAKAFDLMKASAEQGYGLAQHGLGFMYLEGECAEKNGEKAANWFRQAGAQGLQGSLTTLALMYQQGSGVPQDMEEAKRLYKLAGFDDLG, encoded by the coding sequence GTGTCACAAATCGATAATGAGTCTATGGATTTCGCCAGCGGCATGGCAGCATTTGAAGCCAAGCATTTCTCGCGTGCCATGCAAATGCTGTCCCCGTTCGCGGATCAGGGCGATAAGGTAGCACAACACCTGTGCGCCATTATGCATCAAAACGGTCTTGGCACCGTGCGTAATGAAGCCAAAGCTTTCGATCTCATGAAAGCTTCGGCGGAACAGGGTTACGGTTTGGCTCAGCATGGCCTAGGTTTTATGTACTTAGAAGGCGAATGCGCGGAAAAAAACGGCGAAAAAGCCGCAAACTGGTTTCGTCAAGCCGGTGCGCAGGGGCTACAAGGCTCTCTCACAACACTCGCCTTAATGTACCAACAAGGCAGCGGTGTTCCGCAAGATATGGAAGAAGCTAAACGCCTCTACAAACTCGCTGGTTTCGATGATTTGGGGTAA
- a CDS encoding anthranilate phosphoribosyltransferase — translation MTDTNTERNLKLHMRQCIQKVATGPEYSKDLSYEDAYYAMRHILSGDADPVQVAVYFIALRMKRETDEENRGTLQALIDTSVIQTAAVDEILDVSDPYDGYTRGVPASTFVPVVLASMGVHAVLHGLEQVGPKFGATHHKVLQASGINVNLTPAEAVAQLERIGWTYLDQRQFAAGLHDLIPIRQRMIKRQVLTTVETMLGPIRGRVKTHCMGGYVHKAYPPIYASLARQAGFDSAMFVRGVEGGVIPSLQQAGKLFYYYDKGEVQQRDLDPKAFGLQADVRAVPLPDDLPAAPVIGDEIATTVDSDALAARAAAMGIAALGGETGLMYDSLVYSASICLAHLGRYGSIQEAADAVRAMLNSGKALETLRAAA, via the coding sequence ATGACTGATACAAATACCGAACGCAATTTAAAATTGCACATGCGCCAATGCATTCAAAAAGTAGCCACAGGCCCTGAATACAGCAAGGACTTGAGCTATGAGGATGCGTACTATGCGATGCGCCACATTTTAAGTGGTGACGCCGATCCGGTGCAGGTGGCGGTTTACTTTATTGCTTTGCGCATGAAGCGGGAAACCGACGAAGAAAATCGGGGAACCTTACAAGCGTTGATTGATACCTCGGTGATTCAGACGGCGGCGGTGGACGAAATCCTCGATGTGTCTGACCCGTATGACGGCTATACACGCGGTGTGCCAGCGTCTACGTTTGTGCCAGTGGTATTGGCCAGCATGGGCGTACACGCGGTCTTGCACGGTTTGGAGCAAGTCGGTCCGAAATTCGGCGCAACGCACCACAAAGTGTTGCAAGCGTCGGGTATCAATGTGAATTTGACCCCGGCAGAAGCGGTGGCGCAATTGGAACGGATCGGTTGGACTTACCTCGACCAACGCCAATTTGCGGCGGGTTTGCACGATTTGATTCCCATCCGCCAGCGCATGATTAAGCGTCAGGTGCTGACCACGGTAGAAACCATGTTGGGGCCGATTCGCGGGCGGGTAAAAACGCATTGCATGGGCGGGTATGTGCACAAGGCTTACCCACCGATTTATGCGTCATTGGCGCGGCAGGCGGGGTTTGATAGTGCTATGTTTGTGCGCGGTGTTGAGGGCGGGGTAATTCCTTCGCTGCAACAAGCGGGCAAGCTGTTCTATTACTACGACAAGGGTGAGGTGCAGCAGCGTGACCTTGACCCCAAAGCGTTTGGGTTGCAAGCCGATGTGCGGGCAGTTCCCTTGCCGGATGATTTGCCCGCAGCACCCGTGATAGGGGATGAGATTGCGACCACGGTTGATAGCGATGCGTTGGCAGCCAGAGCCGCTGCAATGGGTATCGCGGCACTGGGTGGCGAAACAGGTTTGATGTACGACAGTCTGGTATACTCCGCCTCGATCTGTCTGGCGCATTTGGGCCGTTACGGTTCGATACAGGAGGCCGCTGATGCGGTACGTGCGATGCTGAATAGCGGTAAAGCACTGGAAACACTGCGTGCTGCGGCGTAA
- a CDS encoding GNAT family N-acetyltransferase: MITQLVTAIRELRDIVPAWDLLTRQALEPNVFYESWALLPALEALVPPEVSVVVLLVWADTAHSRLMGLVPLVKTQTYQKFPACHWMNWLHPHCPLGTPLVHQDYAEETLQAVFAWLREHSGALAFSLNKVPAEGEFARQLRLFTQQQGGWVNEHDTWERAMLASELSGEAYVSAYQRKKRIKEYNRLRRRLEALGRLECRALLPGQSHGLSDWIKDFLDLEQQGWKGRALTAMSCQSGERQFAENLIRNAAAQGQLMMLKLLLDGEVIAIKLNLTSATQGGYALKIAYNEAYAAYSPGVLLELENIYCTLDNTPLPWVDSCAIPNHPMINHLWAERRKMANFHISTHRVLSKPLLHTMQFVKTAYQYLTHTG, encoded by the coding sequence TTGATTACGCAACTAGTAACTGCCATACGTGAATTGCGTGATATTGTCCCGGCTTGGGACTTGCTCACACGCCAAGCGCTCGAACCCAATGTTTTTTACGAAAGTTGGGCATTATTGCCTGCGTTAGAAGCGTTAGTGCCACCAGAAGTCTCGGTTGTGGTGTTGTTGGTGTGGGCAGACACGGCGCATTCACGCCTCATGGGATTAGTGCCGCTGGTCAAAACCCAAACCTATCAGAAATTTCCGGCCTGTCATTGGATGAACTGGTTGCATCCGCATTGCCCACTGGGTACGCCCCTTGTGCATCAGGATTATGCAGAGGAAACCTTGCAAGCGGTATTTGCTTGGTTGCGTGAACATTCGGGTGCGTTGGCGTTTTCGTTGAATAAAGTCCCCGCTGAAGGGGAATTTGCGCGGCAATTACGCTTGTTTACGCAGCAGCAGGGTGGCTGGGTGAATGAACACGATACCTGGGAGCGCGCGATGTTGGCATCCGAGCTTTCCGGGGAAGCGTATGTCAGTGCCTATCAACGTAAAAAGAGAATCAAGGAATACAATCGCTTACGGCGACGTTTGGAAGCATTGGGGCGGTTGGAATGTCGGGCATTGTTGCCGGGGCAAAGTCACGGTTTGAGTGATTGGATCAAGGATTTTCTCGATCTGGAGCAACAAGGCTGGAAAGGGCGGGCGCTTACCGCCATGAGCTGTCAGTCGGGCGAACGTCAATTTGCTGAAAACTTAATCCGCAACGCGGCAGCACAGGGGCAGTTGATGATGTTAAAACTGTTGCTGGATGGTGAAGTGATTGCTATCAAATTGAATTTGACCAGTGCGACGCAAGGCGGTTATGCACTCAAAATTGCTTACAACGAAGCTTACGCGGCGTATTCGCCCGGCGTGTTGCTAGAGTTGGAAAATATTTACTGCACACTGGATAACACGCCGCTGCCTTGGGTGGACTCGTGCGCCATACCCAATCACCCGATGATTAACCATTTGTGGGCAGAGCGCCGTAAAATGGCTAATTTCCATATCAGTACGCATCGGGTGTTGAGTAAGCCTTTGTTACATACCATGCAGTTCGTGAAAACAGCCTATCAGTATTTAACCCACACTGGCTGA
- the glgC gene encoding glucose-1-phosphate adenylyltransferase, which yields MTTNNPRFVSLLTRETLALVLAGGRGSRLYELTDRRAKPAVYFGGKFRIIDFTLSNCVNSGIRKIGVLTQYKAHSLIRHLVHGWSNFRTELGEFVEVLPASQRTTGNWYAGTADAIYQNLDIVETLRPKYVLVLAGDHIYKMDYGEMLAYHVEKGADMTVACVGVPLEDAKGFGVMTVDAQHRVVGFDEKPAEPRPMPGSSDMALASMGNYIFNTDFLFEQLHKDAANPASSRDFGKDIIPSLIAEHAVYAYPFRDPITGKQPYWRDVGTIDAFWEANMELVSVDPELNLYDETWPILTYHRQLPSAKFVFRDPGREGKALDSVVSAGCVISGAAVINSLLFSNVKVHSYSTVQDSVLLPEVRVGRHSRITRAVIDRGCDLPAGTIIGEDPVADAQRFRVTPKGITLVTPEMLGQKGSASVG from the coding sequence ATGACGACCAACAATCCACGCTTCGTTAGCCTGCTGACACGTGAAACCCTAGCCTTAGTCCTCGCGGGTGGTCGTGGCTCACGTTTGTACGAATTAACCGACCGCCGCGCCAAACCCGCCGTCTATTTTGGCGGAAAATTCCGCATTATCGACTTTACCCTCTCCAACTGCGTGAATTCCGGGATTCGTAAAATCGGCGTCCTCACCCAGTACAAAGCGCATTCCCTGATCCGCCATTTGGTACACGGTTGGTCAAACTTCCGCACAGAATTAGGCGAATTTGTGGAAGTATTACCGGCCTCGCAACGCACCACGGGCAACTGGTATGCGGGTACTGCCGATGCGATTTACCAAAATCTTGATATTGTAGAAACTTTACGCCCCAAGTACGTTTTGGTGCTTGCCGGGGATCACATTTACAAAATGGACTACGGTGAAATGTTGGCCTATCACGTCGAAAAAGGCGCTGATATGACCGTGGCGTGCGTGGGTGTGCCGTTGGAAGATGCTAAAGGTTTCGGGGTAATGACGGTCGATGCACAGCACCGCGTGGTAGGGTTTGACGAAAAACCGGCGGAACCGCGCCCAATGCCGGGGTCAAGCGATATGGCTTTGGCGTCGATGGGCAATTACATTTTCAATACCGACTTTTTGTTTGAGCAATTGCACAAAGATGCGGCGAATCCTGCCTCCAGTCGTGATTTCGGCAAAGACATTATTCCCTCACTGATTGCGGAACACGCGGTATACGCCTACCCCTTCCGCGACCCCATCACTGGCAAACAACCTTATTGGCGCGATGTGGGTACGATTGATGCGTTCTGGGAAGCCAATATGGAGCTGGTATCCGTCGATCCAGAACTGAATTTATACGACGAGACTTGGCCTATCCTCACTTATCACCGCCAGCTACCTTCAGCAAAATTCGTGTTTCGTGATCCGGGTCGCGAAGGCAAAGCGCTGGATTCGGTGGTCTCCGCAGGCTGCGTGATTTCCGGTGCGGCTGTCATCAATTCGCTGCTGTTCTCGAATGTCAAAGTACATTCCTACAGCACCGTGCAAGATTCGGTATTGCTCCCCGAAGTGCGTGTCGGGCGGCATTCCCGAATCACGCGTGCGGTTATCGATCGTGGCTGCGACTTACCAGCAGGTACCATCATCGGCGAAGACCCGGTAGCGGATGCCCAACGTTTCCGCGTCACCCCCAAAGGCATTACCTTGGTTACGCCAGAAATGCTGGGGCAAAAAGGTTCAGCCAGTGTGGGTTAA
- a CDS encoding Crp/Fnr family transcriptional regulator, producing the protein MESQLGNGQLTQCPVHEFAFFNELTEDIQRVLKSVESDAFDYTANQTIYHAGVNAQHLYLLRDGHVKLFKTSANGKDQIIRIVKAGEIFGFDGLVDVRYNHSAVPLKQASVCRIAVEKLNTLGVYRPEVERLIMVRCIQELQHADERLLELGAKRSQERLASFLLSWCAVAPLNKWTPLVLSRLEIAQLLGLTIETVSRLFAQWKRDGLVAEKHQAIQILDRNKISLLANN; encoded by the coding sequence ATGGAATCGCAGCTAGGCAATGGGCAATTGACGCAATGTCCGGTACATGAGTTTGCTTTTTTTAATGAATTAACCGAAGACATTCAGCGCGTATTAAAAAGCGTCGAGAGTGACGCGTTTGATTACACCGCCAATCAAACCATTTATCACGCAGGTGTCAACGCCCAGCACCTTTACTTATTGCGCGATGGTCATGTGAAACTGTTTAAAACCAGTGCCAACGGTAAAGATCAAATCATTCGCATTGTCAAAGCCGGTGAAATCTTTGGTTTTGATGGCTTGGTTGATGTGCGCTACAACCACAGTGCCGTGCCATTAAAGCAAGCAAGTGTTTGCCGTATTGCCGTGGAGAAACTGAATACCTTGGGGGTTTATCGCCCCGAAGTGGAACGTTTGATCATGGTGCGTTGTATTCAGGAATTGCAGCACGCGGATGAGCGCTTGCTGGAGTTGGGGGCAAAACGTTCTCAGGAGCGCCTTGCCAGTTTTCTGCTGTCATGGTGCGCGGTTGCACCCCTGAACAAATGGACACCATTGGTGCTTTCCCGTCTCGAAATTGCGCAATTGTTAGGGCTGACTATCGAAACGGTTAGCCGTTTGTTTGCGCAGTGGAAACGTGATGGTTTGGTGGCGGAAAAACATCAGGCGATTCAAATACTTGATCGCAACAAAATTTCATTGTTAGCCAATAATTAA
- a CDS encoding glutamine--tRNA ligase/YqeY domain fusion protein yields the protein MSEETSKPLNFIERIVKEDIESGKVTSVRTRFPPEPNGYLHIGHAKSIWLNFGLAQKFGGKCNLRMDDTNPEKEDEEYVESIKADVQWLGYQWDGEVHYASDYFDQLYDWAVHLINAGKAFVCDLTADEMRAYRGTLTEAGKESPFRTRSIEENLDLFARMRAGEFPDGSRTLRVKIDMASSNINLRDPVIYRIKRATHHQTGDKWCIYPSYDYAHGQSDAIEGVSHSVCTLEFEVHRPLYEWFIDNIPVPATPHQYEFSRLNINYTVTSKRKLKQLVDEKHVDGWNDPRMPTVSGLRRRGFTPKAINDFCEMAGVTKVEGVVDLGMLEFAIREDLNNISPRAMCVLRPLKVTLTNYPDDQVETMTAPVHPQNEAMGTRAMPFCREILIDQDDFREEANKQYKRLVLSKRVRLRNSYVIEADEAVKDADGNIIEVRARVIEDTVGKDPADGVKAKGVIHWVSARDNVDCEVRLYDRLFSDPAPDAGGKNFLEFMNPHSLEILNGCKGEIGLAQATLEDRYQFEREGYFVLDSKYSAAEKLVFNRVIGLRDTWEKK from the coding sequence ATGAGCGAAGAAACCAGCAAACCCCTCAATTTCATTGAACGTATCGTTAAGGAAGACATCGAAAGCGGCAAAGTCACTAGCGTGCGCACCCGCTTCCCCCCCGAACCTAACGGCTATTTGCACATTGGTCACGCCAAATCCATCTGGCTGAACTTCGGTTTGGCACAGAAATTCGGTGGCAAGTGCAACCTGCGCATGGATGACACCAACCCTGAAAAAGAAGACGAAGAATACGTCGAATCCATCAAAGCGGATGTGCAATGGTTGGGTTATCAATGGGATGGCGAGGTGCATTACGCCTCCGACTATTTCGACCAGCTTTACGATTGGGCGGTACACCTGATCAACGCGGGCAAAGCGTTTGTGTGCGATTTGACCGCTGACGAAATGCGGGCATACCGTGGCACACTGACCGAAGCCGGTAAAGAAAGCCCGTTCCGCACCCGTTCTATCGAAGAAAATCTGGATTTGTTTGCGCGGATGCGTGCCGGTGAATTCCCCGATGGCAGCCGCACCTTGCGCGTGAAGATTGACATGGCATCCTCCAATATCAATTTGCGCGACCCGGTGATTTACCGCATTAAACGCGCCACGCATCATCAAACGGGCGACAAGTGGTGCATTTACCCGTCTTACGACTACGCGCACGGGCAAAGTGACGCGATTGAAGGCGTTTCGCACTCGGTGTGTACGCTGGAATTTGAAGTGCATCGCCCGTTGTACGAATGGTTTATCGACAATATTCCCGTACCTGCGACCCCGCACCAGTACGAATTTTCGCGCCTCAATATCAATTACACCGTCACCAGCAAGCGCAAACTCAAGCAATTGGTTGACGAAAAACACGTTGATGGCTGGAATGACCCGCGTATGCCGACCGTTTCGGGGTTGCGCCGTCGCGGTTTTACGCCTAAAGCGATTAACGATTTCTGCGAAATGGCGGGTGTGACTAAGGTGGAAGGCGTGGTTGACCTTGGTATGTTGGAATTCGCCATCCGCGAAGATTTGAACAACATCTCACCGCGTGCCATGTGCGTGTTGCGTCCGCTCAAAGTCACCTTGACCAACTATCCTGATGACCAAGTGGAAACCATGACTGCGCCGGTGCATCCGCAAAATGAGGCGATGGGAACACGCGCCATGCCGTTTTGCCGCGAGATTTTGATTGATCAGGACGATTTCCGCGAAGAAGCCAACAAGCAGTACAAGCGTTTGGTGCTGAGCAAACGGGTACGCCTGCGCAACAGCTACGTGATTGAGGCGGATGAAGCGGTGAAAGATGCCGACGGTAATATTATCGAAGTGCGGGCGCGGGTGATCGAGGATACCGTGGGCAAAGATCCGGCGGATGGCGTGAAAGCCAAGGGCGTGATTCATTGGGTTTCAGCGCGTGATAACGTGGATTGCGAAGTGCGTTTGTATGACCGCTTGTTCAGCGACCCTGCACCGGATGCGGGCGGCAAAAACTTCTTGGAATTCATGAATCCACACAGTTTGGAAATCCTCAATGGCTGCAAAGGCGAAATCGGGCTGGCGCAAGCCACGCTGGAAGACCGCTACCAGTTTGAGCGTGAGGGGTATTTTGTGCTGGATTCCAAGTATTCAGCGGCTGAGAAGCTCGTGTTTAATCGAGTGATTGGCTTGCGGGATACTTGGGAAAAGAAATAA
- a CDS encoding SLAC1 anion channel family protein, with the protein MEHTPAPHGRLAFLPISFFSVVMGLSGLTIAWEKAQHVFHRDLGINVGMLAVTASIFGLLFLLYLSKMWRYPHSVAQELAHPVKLSFFPTTSISLLLIATALYGINAELALPIWVAGTLLHLVFTLYVINKWMHHEHFQIQHINPAWFIPAVGNVLVPVIGVPLGFVDVSWFFFSIGMFFWLILMTLVFNRMMFHQAIDAFLMPSLFILIAPPAVGFIAYMRLENELDAFARVLYFFGLFLTLLLFSQFGRFTKLKFGLPWWAYSFPLAAITIASFVMYEKSQAAAYLWIASGLLIAITVLVTMLILLTLRAIFRNDICKPGH; encoded by the coding sequence ATGGAGCACACTCCTGCACCACACGGGCGTTTAGCCTTTTTACCCATCTCGTTTTTTTCGGTGGTGATGGGCTTATCCGGTTTGACGATTGCATGGGAAAAAGCCCAGCACGTGTTTCACCGCGATTTAGGTATCAATGTCGGGATGTTAGCGGTGACTGCCAGCATCTTCGGGCTGCTGTTCCTGCTGTATTTGAGTAAGATGTGGCGCTACCCGCACAGTGTCGCGCAGGAGTTGGCACACCCGGTCAAGCTCAGTTTTTTCCCAACCACCTCAATCAGTTTATTGTTGATTGCGACGGCTTTGTACGGAATAAATGCTGAGCTTGCCTTGCCCATTTGGGTAGCGGGAACATTACTGCATCTGGTGTTTACGCTGTATGTCATTAATAAATGGATGCACCATGAACATTTTCAGATTCAGCACATTAACCCAGCGTGGTTTATTCCGGCGGTGGGCAACGTGTTAGTGCCCGTCATTGGCGTGCCGCTCGGTTTTGTGGATGTTTCATGGTTTTTCTTCAGCATCGGCATGTTTTTCTGGCTGATTTTAATGACACTGGTGTTTAACCGCATGATGTTTCATCAAGCAATTGATGCATTCCTAATGCCGAGCTTGTTCATTTTGATTGCACCGCCCGCTGTGGGCTTTATTGCCTACATGCGCTTGGAAAATGAATTGGATGCGTTTGCACGGGTGCTGTATTTCTTTGGATTATTCCTGACGTTGCTGTTATTCAGCCAATTCGGGCGTTTCACCAAACTGAAATTCGGCTTGCCTTGGTGGGCGTATTCGTTCCCGTTAGCAGCAATCACGATTGCCAGCTTTGTTATGTATGAAAAGTCGCAAGCAGCAGCGTATTTGTGGATTGCCAGCGGCTTATTGATAGCCATCACGGTGCTGGTTACGATGTTGATACTGTTGACGCTACGCGCGATATTCCGTAACGACATCTGCAAACCGGGGCATTAA